The genomic region ctgtgatctgcttcatgcccctccacacatccctcatgttgttcagctggagtttattctccagcttttgtctataagagtctttacacttcctcagtgccaccttcagttggcgctgtatccttctcatctcgtccttgtcaccagacctgaaggctctctttttttggttcagcaaacccttcaggtcactggtaacccaaggcttgttattaggaaaacagcgTACTGTCCGGGTTGGAATGATagtgtcctcacagaaattaatatagtccgtgatgcagtcagtgatgttattgatgCCATCCCcatgtggtctgcagagcacatcccaatctgttgtttcaaagcagtcctgcaagACCTCACTGGCCTCCTGAGTCCATCTCCTCACGTTCCTTGTGGAAAtaagctgcctttgaactgcagggacaTACTGAGGTGTTAAAAGGATAAGATTGTGGTCTGATCTACCaagtgggggcagggcagtGGCGGTATATGCATTctcaacatttgcatacaatagatccaatgttttgttttccctcgtAGTGCAAtcaatgaactgatgaaaagttGGAAGAATTGAGTCCAatctaacatgattaaaatctccagtaacagccacaaaagcatcggggtgctgagactgttatgtctagaagacattattagttcttttttggggtttggaacgttTTCGTTCGACGATAAAGTTCGTTTAAAATTGAGTATattacttcctgtttttccgagcacatcacttcctgttttttgtgcatcacttcctgtttgctgagcgcatcacttccggttgtcagaccaggaaaagcgaggaagccacatggccagaagcacaaggatctgattgcatccacagctaaggactgagaaatcaatgtcgtaagtgactggaatttattatttagagtttaaagataggatattaagaattattttataaaaatatagaataatttacgttctaagaatgtttttacaaacgaacatgtacatgtaagctgtatggttatgttaatgtttgccacatgtatataatgttttgttatgtaaaataatgatacagactatttttgtaaattgattttctttaattttttttgtattttgggtatagttttcactccatgtcttggtgaaggagtcatcagtaaagtctcaaaaaatacaacgacgactcgtctctttatcttgaatggagtttagcttggtgtttagtctgcggttgttacaccttgacgagaacactagagTGAAAAGACAGGAACGGATCAGTAATTAGCAGGATGGCTTCCGAAAGTTCAAAATCAGCTGCAAGTGGAAAATCTCAAAGGGTAGCCTCAAGTGCAAAATCTTCAACCTCTTTTGCCAGTACTGCAGGACGTGCACGAGCAAAGGCCGAAGCAGCTAAGATAAGAGCAGAATATGCAACTAAACAACTAGAGCTAAAGCTGGCAGCGGCTAACAAGGATTTAGAGGCAACAAGAAgagatgcagaaatacagtttgaaagAACGAAACTACAAGCAGAACTCGAAGCCTTGCGTCTACAATGCGAAGCTGAAGCAACAGCCCGTGAGGCGCAGGTTTTGGAAATGGCTGAGGATTTACAAATTGTAGATGAAGTCGTGGCAACAGAGCTTCAAGATAAAACGGAACTTACAAGTGAATATGTTCGTTCACAAAATGCTCTTAAAGAAAGCGCTTCTCCGCCACATTTACCTGTTGAAAGCCAATCGTACAAAGACCaggagaaaagctttttaacCCATCAGACATTGGCAGACGACGCTGCAAAGCCTTCACGAGGCAGCATTACAAGAGATTTTGAAGAAAGGGACAACATGTACTTACCATTAATAAcgaaagtgaagaagaagattAAAGGGACAGATATTAAACAAGAAGGAACCGTAAATCAAAACTTCCAACCATACGCTCCAAGACAGTTCAATGTGCATGCTCAGCCTTTTTTCCCAAGTAAGGATCCTGCAGTCTTACCAACACCTGCAACAGACCCTTTAGCACAGTACTTAGCCAGACGAGATCTCACAAACTCGGGCCTGTACCAGTTTGATGACAAACCTGAGAACTATCGTGCATGGTACGCATCATTTACTAGTATAACCAGTGACATTCAACTAAGTGCAGTTCAGCAACTCGACCTCATGATCAAGTGGCTTGGGAAAGAATCCCGTGAATATGTCAAACGCATACGGGCAGTTTATGTCGGCAATCCATCCGAGGCACTAAACAAAgcatgggaacggctgggggaGTGTTATGCTGCTCCAGAGATAATAGAGAAGTCACTTTTTGAGCGTCTTGAGAATTTTCCAAAGCTCAGCGCAAGAGATCACGTCAAGCTCCGTGAGCTTGGAGACTTGTTGACAGAAATACTTGGTGCCCAAGAAGACGGCTATCTTACCGGCTTATCTTATTTGGATACCTCACGTGGCATTTCACCAATTGTAAGCAAGCTACCCTTTGGCCTCcaagaaaaatggctttctgcTGGATCACAATACAAAGAGGACAATAATGGacgttttcctccttttcagtatttctgtgcatttgtgtgttatgaGGCAAAAAAGCGAAATGATCCCAGCTTCCTGAACCAAGGGAGCGGCACTGTCTCCTCAAAACAAGACAAGCCAACTTCAAGAAAAAACGACAGAATTTTCtcagtacagaaaacagatatttctTCACCACAGTttaacaaagcaacaaatgttGATCTCACAAAAACCTGCCCTTTGCACAACAAACCGCACTCACTACAAAGTTGTAGAGCATTCCGGAACAAACTtatagaggaaagaaaagcctttctcaaaaaaaatggcatatgttttaaatgctgtgctTCGACATCGCATCTGGCCAAGGACTGTAAGGCATCTGTAAAGTGTCTGGAGTGTGACACCACCTACCACGTCACAGCCATGCATCCAGGCACATCGAGTCAATCATCAAAGGCCCCTCGAACACCAAAGGTGGACGGCGGGGAGGCTGAAACCActaatgcagacacagctgtcaTAAGTTCAAGCTGCACGGAGGTATGTGGCAAGGGACAATTCAGCCGCTCATGTGCAAAAATATGCCTTGCAAAAATATACCCACATGATGCTGTCCACAAAGTGGTAAATGCATATGTGATAATAGATGACCAGAGCAACCGCTCATTGGCCAGACCAGAGTTCTTCAGCCTGTTCGGTATAAAAAGTCAGCCTTCCTCATATCAACTGAGAACCTGTGCAGGTTTAGCTGTAACAGCTGGAAGACGCGCTGAAGGATTCATGATCGAATCCATAGATGGCAAAGTGGCAATTCCTCTTCCACCACTTATTGAGTGTAGTGACATCCCAAATAATCGCactgagattccaactccaaATGCTGTGATTCATCAGCCCCATCTACAACATATTGCTAAACATCTCCCAGAACTTGACTCGAATGCAGAGATCTTACTTCTTCTGGGTAGAGATGTATTAAGACTACACAAAGTAAGACAGCAGGTAAACGGGCCACACAATGCACCGTTTGCGCAACGTTTGGACCTCGGCTGGGTAGTAATAGGAGAAGTGTGCCTAGGAAACATTCATAAGCCAATCATCAGCAACTTCAAGACCACCGCGCTGGAAAGTGGTCGTCACTCCATCTTCCGGCCATGCACAAGTTACATGCAGATAAAGGAGTCATTACCCAACCTCAACCAAGCCCCTAAGATAACAGAGGAAACACTAGGAAAAACAGTGTTCAACAGAACTGATCAAGACAACAGACCTGCTCCATCAATCGAAGATGCAATGTTTATGGAAAAGATGGATACTGAAGTCTACcgaaacagtaagaatacctggGTAGCACCACTCCCGTTTAAGGAGCCACGACCGCACCTTCCTAACAATAAAGAGCAGGCTGTTAAGAGATTCATGTCACTGCAGAAAATGCTCAAACGGAACCCCGTAATGCAGAAACAGTACTTTGCATTCATGgacaaaatctttcaaaatggaCACGCTGAAGTAGCACCACCACTAAGGGACAATGAGGAATGCTGGTTCCTTCCTACATTTGGAGTATATCATCCTCGGAAGCCCGACAAGATTAGGGTGGTGTTCGATTCAAGCTCACAATACCAAGGAATCTCCCTAAATGATGTATTACTGACTGGCCCAGATTTAAACAACACGTTGATCGGTGTTCTGCTCCGCTTTCGCAAGGAGAAAGTAGCCGTGTTAGCAGACATCCAGCAAATGTTCTACTGTTTTGAGGTAAGCGAGAACCATCAAAACTTTCTTAGATTCCTGTGGTACGAAGAAAATGATatcaacaaaaacatcattgactatcgaatgaaagttcatgttttCGGCAATAGTCCTTCGCCTGCCGTCGCCATCTACGGGCTGAGAAGAGCCATTAGAGAAGGTGCACCACATTATGGCGATGatactgttcagtttgtggaaagacaTTTCTATGTCGATGATGGTCTCATATCTGTACCAACTGATCACGAAGCAATTGGCCTGCTTAAAAGGACACAGGCCTCTCTAGCGGAATCAAACCTTCGCCTTCACAAGTTCACCACAAACAGTCAAAACGTCTTAAAGGCCTTATCCCCAGAAGACTGTGTAACAACTGTCAAGGACTTAGACCTCAGCGGAGAGACACAATCCATCCAGCGCAGTTTGGGCCTCCTGTGGGAGATATCGACAGACACCTTTACCTTTTCTGTATCAACAGCTACAAAGCCCTTCACTCGTCGTGGTGTGTTATCCACTGTACACAGCATTTTTGACCCTCTAGGTCTGCTGGCCCCTGTCACTGTCTGTGGGAGAGCCCTTCTTAGAGAGCTCACTGCTGACCTCTCCGATTGGGACACTCCTCTCCCAGAAGAAAAACGTGATAAGTGGGACTTATGGTGCGAATCGCTTCACGATCTCAAGCAGATGCACATACCACGAACCTATACGGACATGTCACTTTGCAACAGTGAGCACATTGAGCTTAGTGTGTTCGCAGACGCCTCGACAAAGGCGATTGGAGCCGTTGCATATCTCAAGACCGTTCAAAAAGATGGTCACGCTGAGATCGGATTTGTCATGGCTAAAGGACGGTTAACACCCAAATCCGAACCTACCATCCCACGTCTAGAACTCTGTGCGGCTGTTTTAGCTGTTGAGTTGGCGGACCTCATCCAAGAGGAGCTAGATGTAAAGTTTGATAAGGTTAATTTCTACAGTGACAGCAAGGTAGTACTCGGATACATCCATAATACCACTAAAAGGTTCTACGTCTATGTGCACAACAGGATTCAGCTTATACGCCACTCTTCCAAACCAGAACAATGGCACTATGTTCCCTCTGAAGAAAATCCCGCGGATCACATTTCAAGATTCCTGCCCGCCTCTCGTCTAGCGCAAACAACCTGGTTCTTTGGACCATCATTCCTACGAAATACCCCTGGAGAAAGCAAGCACACATGTGAAAGATTTGACTTAATACAACCGGAAAAGGACATTGAAATCaggccagaaataaaaacttgcagGACACACCTGATGGAGAACATACTCAATCCAGATCGCTTCCAGCGCTTCTCTAGTCTTCATTCACTCCTTAGAGCTGTTGCATGCCTGACTCACATAGCTAAATCCTGCAAACAATCGGGCAAAGTTAGGGCGTGCAAAGGGTGGCACTGGTGTAAACAACCACGTTCACCCGAGGAACTTGACCAAGCTATGAATGTTATCCTCCAAGCTGCACAAAGATCTGCCTTCCAAAAGGAACTTGTGGCTCTGCAGGCTAAAAAGCCCATTCCAAAGGATAGCTGTCTCCAAAAGCTTAGCCCAATCATCACTGATGGCTTGATTCGCATTGGAGGCCGGCTACAACATTCGGACTTAGAAACTAATGAAAGGCATCCTGTGATTTTGCCTAAGAACAGCCATGTAGCCTTACTGCTGACACGCCATCACCATGAGCAAGTGAAACATCAGGGACGCCACTTCACGGAGGGAGCCATACGAGCAGCAGGATACTGGATCTTGGGTGGCAAAAGGCTCATCAACACAGTCATTCATAACTGTGTGACGTGCAGGAAGCTTAGAGGTAAAGTTGCGGAACAATTCATGGCAGACTTACCTACAGAGCGTCTCCAAATATGCCCACCGTTCACCTATGTCGGACTAGATGTTTTTGGTCCGTGGATGGTTACTGCTAGGAGGACCCGTGGAGGACACGCAGAAAGTAAAAGATGGGCaatcatgttcagctgtttaagtTCTAGAGCAGTACACATAGAGCtgatagagtctatggatgcatCAAGTTGCATAAATGCACTTAGGCGCTTTTTCGCCATCAGAGGACCAGCTAAGCAGTTGAGGTCCGACTGTGGCACGAACTTCATCGGCGCAAGCAAAGAACTTGGAATGGATAAAAACCAACTGGATTCGGGAATACAAAGATACCTCAGCAAGAAAGAATGTGTTTGGGAGTTTAATCCTCCTCATGCTTCGCATATGGGTGGCAGTTGGGAGAGAATGATAGGCGTTGCTAGAAGGATCTTGAACTCTATGTTGCTAAATGCCCGCCTCACCCACGAAGTTCTCTCTACATTAATGGCGGAAGTTGCTGCGATTATGAATGCGCGACCATTAGTACCGGTTTCTACAGACCCGGACAACCCTCAGgttctttctccatccatgCTTCTCACCCAAAAGTCAGGTGCTCCACCACCACTTGGTGACTTCTCGGAGAAGGGTATGTACACTAAACAGTGGAAACAAGTACAGGCACTGGCAAACCAATTCTGGACACGATGGCGCAGAGAATACCTGCCTTATTTACAGCGCAGACAAAAATGGACCACCCATCGCAAAGACTTGCAAGTTGGAGATGTGGTCCTGTTCAAAGACAAGCAGGCCGAACGCAATTGTTGGCCTATGGCAAGAATAAGCTCCACATTTTCTGGAACCGATGGTCATGTTAGACAAGTCGAGGTT from Scleropages formosus chromosome 12, fSclFor1.1, whole genome shotgun sequence harbors:
- the LOC114912039 gene encoding uncharacterized protein LOC114912039, with the protein product MIESIDGKVAIPLPPLIECSDIPNNRTEIPTPNAVIHQPHLQHIAKHLPELDSNAEILLLLGRDVLRLHKVRQQVNGPHNAPFAQRLDLGWVVIGEVCLGNIHKPIISNFKTTALESGRHSIFRPCTSYMQIKESLPNLNQAPKITEETLGKTVFNRTDQDNRPAPSIEDAMFMEKMDTEVYRNSKNTWVAPLPFKEPRPHLPNNKEQAVKRFMSLQKMLKRNPVMQKQYFAFMDKIFQNGHAEVAPPLRDNEECWFLPTFGVYHPRKPDKIRVVFDSSSQYQGISLNDVLLTGPDLNNTLIGVLLRFRKEKVAVLADIQQMFYCFEVSENHQNFLRFLWYEENDINKNIIDYRMKVHVFGNSPSPAVAIYGLRRAIREGAPHYGDDTVQFVERHFYVDDGLISVPTDHEAIGLLKRTQASLAESNLRLHKFTTNSQNVLKALSPEDCVTTVKDLDLSGETQSIQRSLGLLWEISTDTFTFSVSTATKPFTRRGVLSTVHSIFDPLGLLAPVTVCGRALLRELTADLSDWDTPLPEEKRDKWDLWCESLHDLKQMHIPRTYTDMSLCNSEHIELSVFADASTKAIGAVAYLKTVQKDGHAEIGFVMAKGRLTPKSEPTIPRLELCAAVLAVELADLIQEELDVKFDKVNFYSDSKVVLGYIHNTTKRFYVYVHNRIQLIRHSSKPEQWHYVPSEENPADHISRFLPASRLAQTTWFFGPSFLRNTPGESKHTCERFDLIQPEKDIEIRPEIKTCRTHLMENILNPDRFQRFSSLHSLLRAVACLTHIAKSCKQSGKVRACKGWHWCKQPRSPEELDQAMNVILQAAQRSAFQKELVALQAKKPIPKDSCLQKLSPIITDGLIRIGGRLQHSDLETNERHPVILPKNSHVALLLTRHHHEQVKHQGRHFTEGAIRAAGYWILGGKRLINTVIHNCVTCRKLRGKVAEQFMADLPTERLQICPPFTYVGLDVFGPWMVTARRTRGGHAESKRWAIMFSCLSSRAVHIELIESMDASSCINALRRFFAIRGPAKQLRSDCGTNFIGASKELGMDKNQLDSGIQRYLSKKECVWEFNPPHASHMGGSWERMIGVARRILNSMLLNARLTHEVLSTLMAEVAAIMNARPLVPVSTDPDNPQVLSPSMLLTQKSGAPPPLGDFSEKGMYTKQWKQVQALANQFWTRWRREYLPYLQRRQKWTTHRKDLQVGDVVLFKDKQAERNCWPMEPQSLG